In the Ktedonobacterales bacterium genome, CCGTTCAAGCCCTGCGTCGCGTTCACCTCGTCCAGCGCATCCTCGCGGCTCTCCTTGCCCGTATGGTGAATCACCAGGATGCTCACGCTGCGGGCATGGGCCAGCGCCTGCACCTGCTCCAGCGAGGCATAATCCTCCCCATAGAGCGTCGCGCTTCTGGCGTGGCCGCGAATCTTCGCCAGCGTATCCAGAATCAGCAGCCGCGCCTCGGGATGCCCCAGCAGCCAGACCTCCAGCAGCCGCAGCCCGCCATCGTCCAATCGCGGCCAGCGGGTCGTCACCTCCAGCCGACTCGGCGGCGGCTCCCCCTGCAAGAGTTGCTCTGTGCGGTTCCGCAGCCGCTTGGGGCTGTCCTCCAGCGCCAGGTAGAGGACATCGCCCGCCTCCACCGGCGTCTTGCCCAGCGCCACGCCGCCGGAGGCCACCGCCAGCGCCAGCCCCAGCGCCAGCCACGACTTGCCCAGTTTGGGCTTGGCCGCCAGCAGCGTCAACCCTTCGGGCAGCAGGTCCGGCACGACCCACAGCGTCTTCGGGAACTCCTGGCGCAGCAGGTCATCCACGCGCACCAGCGTCGGAGCCAGCGCGGCCAGCCGCGCACGCGCCTCTTCGGGCGACAGGTCCAGCGTCTCCTCCTCCGCCTGCGCCGCCAGCGCCTCCACCGCCCGCACCGCCTCCCTGGCCGGTTCGTCGCTGTGATAGCCGATAGCGGCCAGGTCGCCAGCCACCTCCAGCACCTTGCGCCCCTGGGAGGCTTGCCGGACCAGATTGGCATAATGCACCGCGTTGAGCGAGGTCGGCGCGGCATTGGGCAGGCTGTTCACGTAGACGAACCCGCCCGCTCGCTCAAGCTGGCCGGTGCGCTCCAGGCGCGTCGAAACCGTGACCACATCTACGGCCATGCCGTCGGCGTCCAACTGGCGCATCGTGGCAAAGATCGTCGCGTGCGCCTCGCGGTAGAAATCGTCGGGGGTGAGCGTCCTGACGGCGAACAGCGCCGACGGGTCAATCAGGATACAGCCCAGCAGCGCCTCTTCGGCATCCAGGGCGTGCGGGAACATCGGGGAGTCTCCTCCAGCCATCATCATCCTCCTCCACACAGACGCATCCCCCCGCCACCTGTCGGCAGGGGGAATGCGCCC is a window encoding:
- a CDS encoding AAA family ATPase, producing the protein MFPHALDAEEALLGCILIDPSALFAVRTLTPDDFYREAHATIFATMRQLDADGMAVDVVTVSTRLERTGQLERAGGFVYVNSLPNAAPTSLNAVHYANLVRQASQGRKVLEVAGDLAAIGYHSDEPAREAVRAVEALAAQAEEETLDLSPEEARARLAALAPTLVRVDDLLRQEFPKTLWVVPDLLPEGLTLLAAKPKLGKSWLALGLALAVASGGVALGKTPVEAGDVLYLALEDSPKRLRNRTEQLLQGEPPPSRLEVTTRWPRLDDGGLRLLEVWLLGHPEARLLILDTLAKIRGHARSATLYGEDYASLEQVQALAHARSVSILVIHHTGKESREDALDEVNATQGLNGVADNVLVLRRERGKPQARLIGDGRELLGIEQTLQFDPTTGAWRLAEPVP